From Desulfolucanica intricata, a single genomic window includes:
- a CDS encoding L,D-transpeptidase, translating into MMKKYLFIFLGLVFAVLLLSSSNQQYNSKYLDLSDKGRLILNDNKRTIFLNNSQVIINDKIKHKISSISLPGSDFNNISIINNKSKNSPPLIGKHIKTGIKLTNKNNVYLVSIEPQCKIIASYPNPKTKNDKIIIDKSKNILYFYRGGDLLKSYQVATGKEPQYTPEGTFKIANKIVLPDGNNPDSLYGPRWMGLSVPYEKDLRANGKKDARAPQGHKYGIHGTNEPKSIGTYASGGCIRMNNQEVIKFFDMVKGGTTVQIIKNPQDYS; encoded by the coding sequence ATGATGAAAAAATATCTGTTTATTTTTTTAGGCCTGGTCTTTGCAGTATTATTACTGTCTTCTTCCAATCAGCAGTATAATTCTAAATATTTAGATTTAAGCGATAAAGGTAGGTTAATATTAAATGATAATAAACGTACAATATTTCTTAACAATAGCCAAGTTATAATAAATGATAAAATTAAGCACAAAATAAGCTCAATATCATTACCGGGAAGTGATTTCAATAATATCTCCATAATTAATAATAAATCAAAAAACAGTCCTCCTTTAATTGGAAAACATATTAAAACCGGAATAAAACTGACTAATAAAAATAATGTTTATCTGGTGAGCATTGAACCGCAGTGTAAAATAATTGCATCTTATCCTAACCCCAAAACTAAGAATGATAAAATTATAATAGATAAAAGTAAAAACATATTATATTTTTACCGTGGCGGGGATCTATTAAAAAGCTACCAAGTTGCAACAGGAAAAGAACCACAATATACACCGGAAGGTACTTTTAAAATTGCTAATAAAATAGTACTGCCAGACGGCAATAACCCTGATTCTCTGTACGGGCCTCGCTGGATGGGATTAAGTGTTCCATATGAGAAGGATTTAAGAGCCAATGGTAAGAAAGACGCCAGGGCCCCTCAGGGACATAAATATGGAATTCACGGAACCAATGAACCTAAATCAATAGGAACTTATGCCTCAGGCGGCTGTATTAGAATGAACAATCAAGAGGTAATTAAGTTCTTTGACATGGTTAAAGGAGGAACAACCGTTCAAATTATAAAAAATCCTCAGGACTATTCCTGA
- a CDS encoding DUF3243 domain-containing protein, producing the protein MKLDISWHRWKELLGKAKDAAESLGVSDENINKTAYKLEDFLSNNVEPGNPQQRMLNEMWSLADDDERKVLSSLVTRMAKKDTGKNQ; encoded by the coding sequence ATGAAGCTTGATATATCCTGGCACCGGTGGAAAGAATTACTGGGAAAAGCAAAGGATGCCGCTGAATCCCTAGGAGTATCTGATGAGAATATAAATAAAACTGCATATAAGCTGGAAGATTTTTTGTCTAACAACGTAGAGCCCGGTAATCCACAGCAGCGCATGTTAAATGAAATGTGGTCCTTGGCCGATGATGATGAACGTAAAGTATTATCTTCACTGGTAACTCGTATGGCCAAAAAGGATACAGGAAAAAATCAATAA
- a CDS encoding autorepressor SdpR family transcription factor, whose translation MKINESFKALSDSTRRKILHLLKSGDMTAGEIADHFLISKPSISHHLNILKNAKLVIDERKGQYIYYSLNTTVMQDVMTWFSELLGIKGKEEQHDKIKK comes from the coding sequence ATTAAGATTAATGAATCCTTTAAAGCTTTATCAGATTCTACCCGCAGGAAAATTTTACATTTATTAAAATCCGGTGATATGACTGCCGGCGAAATTGCAGATCATTTTCTGATTTCCAAACCCAGCATTTCACACCACCTAAATATATTAAAAAACGCTAAACTGGTAATAGATGAACGTAAAGGACAGTATATTTATTACTCATTAAATACTACGGTTATGCAAGATGTAATGACTTGGTTTTCAGAGCTATTAGGTATTAAAGGAAAGGAGGAGCAGCATGACAAAATTAAAAAATAA
- a CDS encoding PaaI family thioesterase: MSDTSRLEQIKNTIISGDLFPKHLGIEFLEIKPGFARVALNINNNMVNFHGITHGGVVFTLADTAFGAASNSHGYPAVALNMNVNFIKKTSPGQRITATAQEIHRTHRTALYRISIENETGEPVAIIEGLAYLKR, from the coding sequence TTGAGTGATACATCCCGGTTGGAGCAAATAAAAAACACGATTATATCCGGAGATCTTTTTCCCAAACATCTAGGAATTGAGTTTTTAGAAATAAAACCTGGTTTTGCCCGTGTTGCCTTAAATATCAATAATAATATGGTTAATTTTCATGGCATTACACATGGCGGAGTTGTTTTTACTTTGGCGGATACCGCTTTCGGAGCAGCCAGTAACTCACACGGCTATCCTGCTGTAGCTCTAAACATGAACGTTAATTTTATTAAGAAAACCTCACCGGGGCAGAGAATTACTGCGACAGCCCAGGAGATCCATCGAACACATCGCACAGCTTTATACAGAATATCAATAGAAAATGAAACAGGAGAACCGGTAGCTATAATTGAGGGTTTAGCTTACTTAAAAAGATAG
- a CDS encoding M42 family metallopeptidase, translating to MDNINKEKLIRLLKKFIAVSGVTGFEDQIREQIRLEVEPFCENIIEDSMGNLIASTSDGIQNPTVMICAHMDEIGYAVRAVDKNGYLYLHALGGVPKDLGPGEWVLVQSDKGAVPGVVGTLPPHLATGGDLLQFVDIGAGSKNEVFDTGIKIGDPVTFDRNLTMLGKDKVLGRCLDNRAGCAVVTMLLEMVKNMQIGVKVVGVFASTEEHGMMPEIRGLEMHGSRGAYAAAKSVKPDFAIVVDSMVCNDTPGIPERDTVVRMGKGPCLRLIDDLSVMRPGMRRFLTAIAEKNNIPFQVGISRSYTDASVIQLLNIPVATLGMPLRYVHSPGQLAHIEDLLNTIRFIYKIVQTIGELKGSINIY from the coding sequence TTGGACAATATAAATAAAGAAAAATTAATAAGACTTTTAAAAAAATTTATAGCTGTCTCAGGTGTCACTGGATTTGAGGATCAGATCCGGGAGCAAATTCGCTTAGAAGTTGAACCTTTCTGTGAAAATATAATTGAAGATTCAATGGGTAATTTAATAGCTTCTACCTCTGATGGTATTCAGAATCCAACAGTTATGATCTGTGCACATATGGATGAAATCGGCTATGCTGTACGTGCAGTTGATAAAAACGGTTACCTTTATTTACATGCGCTTGGTGGGGTTCCCAAGGATTTGGGTCCCGGCGAGTGGGTGTTAGTACAATCGGATAAGGGTGCTGTACCAGGAGTTGTTGGTACCTTACCTCCTCATTTAGCAACCGGTGGTGATTTGCTGCAATTTGTCGATATTGGTGCCGGCAGCAAAAATGAAGTTTTCGATACGGGGATAAAAATAGGGGACCCGGTAACATTTGATCGCAACCTAACTATGCTTGGCAAAGACAAGGTCCTGGGAAGATGTTTAGATAACCGGGCCGGGTGTGCTGTGGTAACAATGCTTTTGGAAATGGTTAAGAATATGCAGATCGGGGTTAAAGTCGTCGGTGTCTTTGCCAGTACTGAAGAACATGGTATGATGCCCGAAATTCGGGGTTTGGAAATGCATGGTTCCAGGGGAGCATATGCAGCTGCAAAATCCGTAAAACCTGATTTTGCCATAGTTGTTGACAGTATGGTGTGTAATGATACACCGGGTATTCCTGAACGTGATACGGTGGTTAGAATGGGTAAAGGACCATGCTTAAGACTAATAGATGATTTATCTGTCATGAGACCGGGTATGCGTCGATTTTTAACGGCAATTGCCGAAAAAAATAATATACCTTTTCAGGTAGGGATATCCCGATCATATACGGATGCTTCAGTAATTCAGCTATTAAATATACCGGTAGCCACTCTAGGTATGCCACTAAGATATGTCCACTCCCCGGGGCAATTGGCTCACATTGAAGATTTACTAAATACAATACGATTTATTTATAAAATTGTTCAGACTATAGGTGAGCTTAAGGGATCAATTAACATCTACTAA
- a CDS encoding NGG1p interacting factor NIF3 translates to MKIKNIYCLAIRKGIEHDPRGQEVVEKILREENKKYLELSEEQQKEFDRERLTNPYHDTRVLYGDLDLEVKKMLVGIDIEIGEILLADRLREKGQNVDLVLSHHPEGKALANLYKVMHNQEGLLYKYGVSINTAESILAPRINEVKRSLLPLNHNRAVDAAKILDIPFMCVHSAADNHVAVFLQKLMKENNPERLGDIIDLLKTIPEYQNAVQHNAGPLIVVGSEKNRAGKILVSMAGGTSGSELAYEKLALAGVGTVLVMHLPEKHRNIAKKNHLNIIVAGHMASDSLGMNLFLDEVEKQGVEIIPCSGFIRNRRF, encoded by the coding sequence TTGAAAATAAAAAATATATACTGTCTGGCAATAAGAAAAGGTATAGAACATGATCCCAGAGGGCAAGAGGTTGTAGAAAAAATTCTCCGGGAAGAAAATAAAAAATATTTGGAGCTATCAGAAGAACAACAAAAGGAATTTGACAGGGAAAGATTAACAAACCCTTATCATGATACAAGGGTTTTATATGGAGATCTTGATCTGGAAGTTAAAAAAATGCTCGTAGGAATTGATATAGAGATAGGTGAAATATTACTGGCTGATCGCCTACGGGAAAAAGGACAGAATGTGGATTTAGTTTTATCACATCACCCCGAGGGAAAAGCTTTAGCAAACTTATATAAAGTAATGCATAATCAAGAAGGGTTATTGTATAAATATGGGGTATCTATTAATACTGCCGAGTCTATCCTTGCTCCGAGAATTAATGAAGTTAAAAGGAGTTTATTGCCATTAAATCATAATCGTGCAGTAGACGCAGCAAAAATTTTAGACATTCCCTTTATGTGTGTTCATAGTGCCGCAGATAACCATGTTGCTGTCTTTCTGCAGAAACTTATGAAAGAAAACAACCCGGAAAGACTGGGGGATATAATTGATCTATTAAAGACAATTCCGGAATATCAAAATGCCGTTCAACATAATGCCGGGCCCTTAATTGTAGTGGGCTCTGAAAAAAACCGAGCCGGAAAAATATTGGTATCTATGGCAGGTGGAACCAGTGGATCTGAACTGGCCTATGAAAAACTTGCCCTGGCGGGTGTAGGAACTGTTTTAGTGATGCACCTTCCGGAAAAACACCGTAATATTGCTAAAAAGAACCATTTAAATATTATTGTAGCCGGTCACATGGCCAGCGATTCCCTGGGAATGAACTTATTTTTAGATGAAGTTGAGAAACAAGGTGTTGAAATTATTCCCTGTTCAGGTTTTATTAGAAACAGGCGATTTTGA
- a CDS encoding winged helix-turn-helix domain-containing protein encodes MVTNNSFEVQIDLKKVVKNFDCIALITNHESKILLVNSLAEDLFPNWQDNLLINYLDYDRGKLKKLYEKVEEKLSVFNWEIFFSSSGTLVYLEISAFKIEQYYLLLANSNPSKIEYLNRITALTGEINLLNQKLSKKNHLNIDQNNNDKYRKPNLSTPNLIDNNYFVDKTNKKIVYPNFEICAVTRKVTVRDKNVRLTAREFELLWLMASHPNQIFTRNYLLNTIWEADYSGDDNTVTVHIRRLRKKIEDNPNKPQYIKTVWGVGYRFDLA; translated from the coding sequence TTGGTCACTAATAATTCTTTTGAAGTTCAAATAGATCTCAAAAAGGTAGTCAAAAATTTTGATTGCATAGCGTTAATTACGAACCATGAAAGTAAAATATTATTAGTAAACAGCTTAGCGGAAGATCTTTTTCCTAATTGGCAAGATAACTTATTAATTAATTACTTGGATTATGACCGGGGTAAGCTAAAAAAATTGTATGAAAAGGTTGAAGAAAAATTGTCTGTTTTTAACTGGGAAATATTTTTTTCTTCTTCCGGTACACTTGTTTATTTAGAAATTTCAGCTTTTAAGATTGAACAATACTATTTGTTATTGGCTAACTCTAACCCCAGTAAAATTGAATACTTAAATCGTATTACAGCTTTAACCGGTGAGATTAACCTATTAAATCAAAAGCTAAGTAAAAAAAATCATTTAAATATTGATCAAAACAATAATGATAAATATAGAAAACCAAATTTAAGTACTCCTAATTTAATTGATAATAATTACTTTGTAGATAAAACTAATAAAAAAATTGTTTATCCAAACTTTGAAATCTGTGCAGTAACAAGGAAAGTAACTGTTCGGGATAAAAATGTACGATTAACTGCTCGTGAATTTGAGCTTTTATGGTTAATGGCATCACATCCAAACCAGATATTTACTAGAAATTATCTCTTAAATACTATTTGGGAAGCTGATTATTCAGGTGATGATAATACAGTCACTGTACATATTAGAAGATTAAGAAAAAAAATAGAGGATAATCCTAATAAACCCCAATATATAAAAACAGTTTGGGGTGTAGGATACCGTTTTGATTTAGCTTAG
- a CDS encoding SdpI family protein: MTKLKNNKATPGLIETLRTDWPAIIIIFAGFVAAFFVYPHMPEQVPSHWNLQGEVDDYASRFWGTFGPPLLTVGIYVMMVFLPLIDPRRQNYMKFTRAYQVFKIVLVLFLTGLYVITILYSLGYKVSINRLVPLGVSMLFIVIGNYFGQIRHNYFVGIKTPWTLASEEVWLKTHRFGAKVWVTAGFLGIVGSLISGKWGLIIMLAALAAAIILPTIYSFIIFKRYY; this comes from the coding sequence ATGACAAAATTAAAAAATAATAAGGCGACGCCCGGTTTAATAGAAACCCTACGCACCGATTGGCCGGCTATAATTATTATTTTTGCCGGTTTTGTTGCAGCTTTCTTTGTCTACCCGCACATGCCGGAGCAAGTACCCAGTCACTGGAACCTTCAGGGAGAGGTAGATGATTACGCATCCCGGTTTTGGGGAACTTTTGGCCCGCCCCTGTTGACGGTAGGAATTTATGTAATGATGGTGTTTTTACCGCTAATTGATCCCCGCCGCCAAAATTATATGAAATTCACCAGAGCTTATCAGGTATTTAAAATAGTACTGGTTCTGTTTCTGACAGGATTATATGTTATAACAATTCTTTATAGTTTAGGTTATAAGGTTTCGATTAATCGTCTGGTTCCACTTGGTGTGTCAATGTTATTTATTGTTATTGGTAATTATTTCGGACAAATTAGACATAATTATTTTGTCGGGATAAAAACACCATGGACTTTAGCCAGTGAAGAAGTCTGGCTAAAAACCCACCGCTTTGGAGCAAAGGTTTGGGTTACCGCCGGCTTTTTGGGTATTGTCGGCTCATTAATAAGCGGAAAATGGGGACTTATTATAATGCTGGCTGCCTTGGCAGCAGCAATTATCTTACCGACTATTTATTCTTTTATAATTTTTAAACGGTATTATTAG
- a CDS encoding PspC domain-containing protein, whose product MRKKLTRSRFHRMIGGVCGGIAEYFGLDPTLVRIAYVVLSIISVAFPGILVYILAWIIIPSDSYY is encoded by the coding sequence ATGAGAAAAAAGCTTACCCGTTCCAGGTTTCATCGTATGATTGGAGGAGTTTGTGGTGGAATTGCAGAATATTTCGGACTTGATCCTACTTTAGTTCGGATTGCGTATGTGGTCTTATCTATAATCTCAGTTGCTTTTCCGGGAATTTTAGTCTATATTCTTGCTTGGATTATCATACCTTCAGATTCTTATTATTAA